A stretch of Henckelia pumila isolate YLH828 chromosome 4, ASM3356847v2, whole genome shotgun sequence DNA encodes these proteins:
- the LOC140867473 gene encoding uncharacterized protein — MASDQEISRKRKINGQDFSSPRIFPPPPDREKEDSENDLLALSLSSYPRHLSSAPQQQHQPPPPPPPPPPQRPSLPQRPWPQAFITNPPTILIHSETIAPQFAGGHSRSRARRSSGSQYSPREGKSETVAALYPWATNRRATVHSLSDLLSKQILSISGDVQCKRCERQYSMEYDLRQKFMEIGRFIAENKSLMHDRAPKIWMNPTLPSCRFCEQENSVKPIIAEKKKSINWLFLLLGQLLGCCALEQLKYFCKHTKNHRTGAKDRVLYLTYLGLCKQLDPTGPFDR; from the coding sequence ATGGCTAGCGACCAAGAAATCAGCAGAAAGAGGAAGATCAACGGCCAGGATTTCTCCAGCCCCAGGATATTCCCGCCGCCGCCCGATCGAGAGAAGGAAGACAGTGAAAACGATCTCTTAGCGCTTTCTTTGTCCTCTTACCCTCGCCACCTCTCCTCCGCGCCACAGCAGCAGCATCagcctcctcctcctcctcctcctccgccGCCGCAGAGGCCGTCTCTTCCCCAGCGTCCGTGGCCTCAGGCGTTCATCACCAATCCACCGACCATACTGATCCATTCGGAGACCATCGCTCCACAGTTCGCTGGCGGCCATTCAAGGAGCCGCGCGAGGCGGAGCAGTGGTTCCCAGTACTCCCCGCGTGAAGGGAAGAGCGAGACGGTGGCGGCGCTGTACCCCTGGGCCACGAACCGCCGCGCCACGGTGCACAGCCTGAGTGACCTCCTGTCGAAGCAAATCTTGTCCATAAGCGGCGACGTGCAATGCAAGAGGTGCGAGAGGCAGTACTCGATGGAGTACGATCTGCGGCAGAAATTCATGGAGATCGGGAGGTTCATCGCGGAGAACAAATCACTTATGCACGATCGGGCCCCGAAAATCTGGATGAATCCGACGCTACCCAGTTGCAGGTTCTGCGAACAAGAGAACAGCGTGAAACCCATAATCGCGGAGAAGAAGAAATCCATCAATTGGCTGTTCTTGCTACTGGGCCAGTTGCTGGGTTGCTGCGCTTTGGAACAGCTCAAATACTTCTGCAAACACACCAAGAATCACCGCACCGGAGCAAAAGATCGAGTTCTCTATCTCACCTATCTGGGTTTGTGCAAACAGCTCGATCCAACCGGACCCTTTGATCGATGA